Proteins encoded together in one Sceloporus undulatus isolate JIND9_A2432 ecotype Alabama chromosome 4, SceUnd_v1.1, whole genome shotgun sequence window:
- the LOC121930023 gene encoding uncharacterized protein LOC121930023: MFSEKQRQMADQVRHTEDWHQQIVELLFFYKTQNTMGDTSATLPGDASSEGNFTPVSMVEDGADGARASPHHPPDSLVSSGSSGLSGSQVDALQSQAQDDKMHHAKESVGTQGSPVDCQHAQSLQEAVTSTADQAEEPMNPALSGKVGELQVLTTSPRSVVAEGAEPEGTCTETSRKEESEASPEAVLENQEDFQVTLQPEQQPTGEPESQCFEFQQLDSNLSMERGQSVMDNVHSQTKDTVAEQRRVSVTPEVMPREITVTPQQQGCDIAEETLTLTSDVPTTLTTVQHPDDAPESALNKGAEGGQMCPKTLTKEEQQLQAPTTTTVSTSKLHAPSIGRQKESLTSLSLQEQQQFRKELKTDQSLRDALKMTGEDIRTTSKTKRFPRKRPWSLSYMDTINDLEAQPPELCKLVRFVIDRGHGDFSTWLKCFSSQMNHSSKPLWTFWGTSSGRPPDRLPGTPHDHLTTCQPGWTDTQGQNLLSCFALLICEILVNLWYCMLCVCLTFSFTGHRTTPQPVWLCFQLRPGQVDFGGRVTCLLVCFLFYRMKSQPVWSQLAVSSKPSEIWGACNDWALQSFGDFS; the protein is encoded by the coding sequence ATGTTCTCTGAGAAGCAACGCCAAATGGCTGACCAGGTCCGCCACACAGAGGACTGGCACCAACAGATCGTTGAACTTCTGTTCTTCTATAAAACACAGAACACCATGGGAGACACGTCAGCAACCCTGCCAGGGGATGCAAGTTCTGAGGGGAACTTCACTCCTGTCTCCATGGTTGAGGATGGCGCTGACGGCGCCCGAGCTTCTCCACATCACCCACCTGACTCATTGGTGTCCAGCGGGTCGAGTGGGCTGAGTGGGTCTCAGGTGGATGCCCTGCAGAGTCAGGCGCAAGATGACAAGATGCATCATGCAAAGGAGTCCGTGGGGACACAAGGGTCCCCAGTTGACTGTCAACATGCACAGTCGCTGCAAGAAGCAGTCACCTCAACAGCAGACCAGGCTGAAGAGCCAATGAATCCTGCTTTGTCTGGCAAGGTGGGAGAGTTGCAGGTTCTGACTACCAGCCCAAGGTCAGTGGTGGCAGAAGGGGCGGAGCCAGAGGGAACCTGCACTGAGACCTCAAGGAAAGAAGAGTCTGAGGCAAGTCCAGAAGCTGTTCTGGAGAACCAGGAGGACTTCCAAGTGACGCTTCAGCCTGAGCAACAACCTACAGGTGAACCTGAATCACAATGCTTTGAGTTCCAGCAACTTGACTCAAACCTATCCATGGAGAGGGGACAGTCAGTGATGGACAATGTCCACAGTCAGACAAAGGACACTGTTGCTGAACAGCGACGGGTGTCTGTCACACCAGAAGTTATGCCAAGAGAGATCACTGTTACTCCCCAGCAGCAGGGATGTGATATAGCAGAGGAGACCTTGACATTGACTTCAGATGTGCCAACAACACTAACAACAGTTCAACACCCAGATGATGCTCCAGAGTCAGCACTGAACAAGGGAGCAGAAGGTGGACAGATGTGTCCTAAAACTCTCACAAAAGAGGAACAACAACTTCAGGCACCAACGACGACTACGGTGTCTACATCTAAACTGCATGCACCTTCCATCGGGAGGCAAAAAGAGTCTCTGACAAGCCTTTCACTCCAGGAACAACAGCAGTTCAGGAAGGAGTTGAAGACGGATCAGAGCCTGCGAGATGCATTGAAGATGACAGGGGAAGATATTCGAACAACTTCAAAGACAAAGAGGTTTCCGAGAAAGAGACCATGGTCTCTGAGCTACATGGACACAATCAATGACCTAGAAGCCCAGCCTCCTGAACTGTGCAAGTTGGTTCGATTTGTGATAGATAGAGGTCACGGAGACTTCAGCACATGGTTGAAATGCTTCTCATCACAAATGAACCATTCCAGTAAGCCACTATGGACATTCTGGGGTACTTCATCGGGAAGACCACCAGATAGACTCCCTGGAACGCCTCATGATCATCTTACAACCTGTCAGCCAGGATGGACTGACACTCAAGGACAAAATCTACTGTCTTGCTTTGCCCTTTTGATATGTGAAATTCTAGTTAACTTGTGGTACTGTATGCTATGTGTCTGTCTAACCTTTTCCTTCACAGGTCACAGGACGACACCACAGCCAGTGTGGCTCTGCTTCCAGTTGCGCCCAGGCCAAGTGGACTTTGGGGGGCGTGTCACATGTTTGCTTGTATGCTTTCTCTTTTACAGGATGAAATCTCAGCCAGTTTGGTCTcaacttgcagtttcttccaaaccGTCCGAGATTTGGGGGgcgtgtaatgactgggccctccagtcatttggggacttctcctga
- the LRRN2 gene encoding leucine-rich repeat neuronal protein 2: MCPVKAFTLHGSWTCQLKMRHFQLNLLLICMATTTAIPVVPWKVKCPLKCVCQIRPWYTPRSSYREATTVDCNDLFISTVPESLPEGAQILLLQSNNIVKVEQSELDYLRNLTELDLSQNSFSDILDFSLKNMPQLLSLHLEENQLSELPDNSFTGLASLQELYLNHNQIRRISPQAFLGLGNLLRLHLNSNFLRSVDSRWFQVLPSLEILMIGGNKVDAILDMNFRALSNLRSLVLAGMHLKDISDYALVGLKNLESLSFYDNKLVNVPKRALQQVPGLKFLDLNKNPLQRIKQSDFTNMLHLKELGLNNMEELVSIDKFALINLPELTKLDVTNNPKLSYIHPSAFHHLPQMETLMLNNNALSALHKQTLESLPNLQEISIHSNPIRCDCVIRWVNSTENHIRFIEPQSTLCAEPPDLKRKHIRDVPFREMADRCLPLISDKSFPSHLEVLGGEDLSLHCRALAEPEPEIYWITPSGLKLMPYSEDGKYKVYPEGTLEIHKITVQEAGLYTCMAQNLIGADTKSISLMVNNSFPFSEDRLELLVKEVQAYHVLVTWKPHLNTVSSNLTWSSFDPSLDMTSVARIPTGTHMYNITRLHHSTEYWACLHVAFVDLQSKVACVNARTKEAPYQHLERRQGVLMVLSFCLLLLTVSLIGNYGQGSCMPWKTHSSSVRVVYPTYIKHWDQGRKGETLLSVEVQAPLDS; this comes from the coding sequence ATGTGTCCTGTAAAGGCTTTCACTTTGCATGGAAGTTGGACTTGCCAGTTAAAAATGAGACACTTCCAACTGAACTTGCTTCTCATCTGTATGGCAACCACCACTGCAATCCCTGTCGTACCCTGGAAGGTCAAATGTCCACTGAAGTGCGTTTGCCAGATCAGGCCATGGTACACACCTAGGTCTTCATACAGAGAAGCAACCACAGTTGACTGTAATGATTTGTTCATCTCCACAGTGCCTGAAAGCTTGCCAGAGGGGGCGCAGATCCTGCTCTTGCAAAGCAACAATATTGTTAAGGTTGAGCAGAGTGAGCTGGATTATCTGAGAAACCTGACAGAGCTAGATCTGTCACAAAACAGCTTCTCTGACATTTTAGACTTCAGCCTGAAGAATATGCCCCAGCTGCTGAGTCTCCACCTGGAAGAGAATCAGCTGTCTGAACTGCCTGATAACAGCTTCACAGGCCTGGCCAGTCTCCAAGAGCTTTACCTTAACCACAATCAAATACGTAGGATCTCACCCCAAGCTTTTCTAGGCCTTGGAAACCTGCTTCGGCTCCATCTGAACTCCAATTTCTTGAGGTCAGTTGACAGTCGCTGGTTTCAAGTCCTGCCCAGTCTGGAGATCCTCATGATTGGAGGCAACAAAGTAGATGCCATTTTGGATATGAACTTCAGAGCCCTTTCAAATCTGAGGAGTCTAGTTCTGGCTGGAATGCACCTGAAAGACATTTCAGATTATGCACTAGTAGGCCTAAAAAATCTAGAGAGCCTGTCTTTCTATGACAACAAGCTGGTCAATGTCCCTAAGCGAGCACTGCAGCAGGTTCCTGGTCTTAAATTCTTGGATCTTAACAAAAACCCACTTCAGAGGATTAAGCAAAGTGACTTCACCAACATGCTGCACCTGAAGGAACTGGGACTCAACAACATGGAGGAGCTGGTTTCCATTGACAAATTTGCTTTGATCAACCTGCCTGAATTGACCAAACTAGATGTGACCAATAATCCTAAACTGTCCTATATCCATCCCAGTGCTTTCCACCACCTGCCCCAGATGGAGACCCTCATGCTCAACAACAATGCCCTCAGTGCCTTGCATAAGCAGACACTGGAGTCCCTCCCCAATCTTCAGGAAATCAGTATCCACAGCAATCCAATCCGCTGTGACTGTGTTATCCGTTGGGTTAATAGTACTGAAAACCACATACGCTTCATTGAGCCACAATCCACATTATGTGCTGAGCCTCCAGATCTAAAGAGAAAGCATATCCGGGATGTCCCTTTCAGGGAAATGGCTGATAGATGCCTGCCCCTCATCTCTGACAAAAGCTTTCCTTCTCATTTGGAGGTGTTGGGCGGTGAGGATCTCTCTCTCCACTGCAGGGCTCTAGCTGAACCAGAACCAGAGATATATTGGATCACCCCATCAGGCCTCAAGTTGATGCCCTATTCAGAAGATGGAAAGTATAAAGTGTACCCTGAAGGAACACTGGAGATCCACAAGATTACAGTGCAAGAAGCTGGGCTCTACACATGTATGGCTCAAAATCTCATAGGTGCTGACACCAAGAGCATCAGTCTAATGGTCAACAATTCTTTTCCTTTCAGTGAGGACAGGCTTGAGCTGCTAGTGAAGGAGGTCCAGGCCTACCACGTCCTGGTTACTTGGAAACCTCATCTCAACACAGTTTCTTCTAACCTCACATGGTCCAGCTTTGATCCTAGCTTGGACATGACAAGTGTGGCCCGCATTCCCACAGGCACTCACATGTACAACATCACACGGCTGCACCACAGCACAGAATACTGGGCTTGCCTTCAtgtagcttttgtagacttgcagAGCAAAGTAGCCTGTGTCAATGCCAGGACTAAAGAGGCTCCATACCAGCACTTGGAAAGGAGGCAGGGTGTCCTGATGGTCCTGTCTTTTTGCCTTTTGCTGTTGACTGTTAGCCTTATAGGCAACTATGGCCAGGGCTCCTGCATGCCATGGAAAACACACTCATCTTCAGTGCGTGTTGTATACCCAACTTACATCAAACACTGGGATCAAGGAAGAAAGGGCGAGACACTCTTATCTGTGGAAGTACAAGCACCACTGGATTCTTGA